atgctttttaaacagtattgaaggagttcccatctatgttgggcacttattggctgcttttctttattatttggtccatcatcaatttcaaaaaattatttatttattttttttataaaattttaaaatatatatatatttttattttattttattccatggTTCCAAGTACCTTGGAATAAATACCATTGTACATaattatggtaatcattcagtatcataAATCACAACTCACCTAACAGATTAATGATGAATGAGCTAGAAAATCAACGCCTATGACTCTCTCAATTAGTTAAAAACTTGAATGGCTTTGTTTGTACTTTGCAGGATGCCTGTGTGATCCAGACTTACAGATTCCTGACAAATTCTGCAAAATGACTACAGACATCAGCGGTCGTCTTCCACTCAATGTCTATGTAATCATCCTTGGGATAGGCCTCTTCATCTTCATGTTGAGTATGATCTTCTGTTGCTACCTGTTcaggtaataataataaaaaaaagtatttcacatCTTaatcttattaattttaaaatatataacttGATtaatctgggggggggggggggcgggggatAAATGTTTTCATCAGTCATAGCTATATTGATGCAACAAGCATTCTTGCTTTATATTTCACAGATTGAGGCGACAGGGCACACAGGAACAATATGGCTATAATGaggtaatttattttctttagccAAACTTGATAGCTTTCGGAAAAGATGCAGGGAGATTTGGTTATTCTGACATAAACACCATCTCTTATTTCAGGTTGTTTTAAAAGGTCCAGGGAAAAAACTTAGCCTTCTTGGAGTAAGTAAAGCTGAATAATTGCCTTATTGGCATCTAATAAAAGTTCTAAGCAGAAATTTAATGAGATGTAcaatatttcagtaaaaaaaaaaaaaaaaagccataaatgtgtgtgtgtgtgtgtgtacaatatacactactggtcaaaagttttgaaacatttgactgaaatgtttctcatgatcttaaaaatcttttgatctttaggcgtatgcttaaatgtttgaaattagttttgtagacaaaaatataatcgtgccaccatattaatttatttcattataaaatttaaatgtaataatacaattttttttttttttgaaattgatgacttgtaccaaataataaagaaaagcagccaataagtgcccaacatagatgggaactccttcaatactgtttaaaaagcatcccagggtgatacctcaagaagttggttgagaaaatgtcaagagtacatgtctgtactttgaagatgctaaattataacacagttttgatttattttggattttgtttagtcacaacataattcccatagtttcatttatgttattccatagttttgatgattttactattattctaaaatatgaagaaaatgttttttaataaagaatgagtaagttttTCAaaccttttgactggtagtgtgtgtgtatatatatatatatatattatacacacacacacacacatttacggcatttattttatatatatatgaacttctGTCAGAAAATCTTGAAAAATCCAGAAaaaaacgttttttgttttttttttacaaaaactctCTTTCTATTTTTCTCTTTAGCAAACCTGTGCTGTTTGCCTGGAGGAGTTCCGAAGCAGAGATGAACTCGGGGTTTGCCCCTGTTCACATGCTTTTCACAAGAAGTAAAATGATGATCTTTCATCATCTTGCCACACTGTCCAACACATGCATCGTTCTGTACATTTTTATTGCATTGTGCTgcagttttaaaaaaattaattgaagcATTACAATATGATAATTTAAAATAACAACACTttactttcaaaaacaaatgcaaagaaTGTTGTGTTCTGGCAAAACATTGTTGGAGGCACTTCAACAAGAATTAAAAACACAGGAACCTCAAATTAAGCTGTCAGAGTAATGACACTAAACAGGGTATTGGCCTTGAATTACAGCTGTCAGATTATTCATCTCTGACAGACATACTGTTGTTTAAGACTGTCAAAATAATACAGTCCCACCCCCTTATGCCTTAAGTTATGCCTGTCATCTTGTGACAGGGTCATAATACAGTCGTAGATGCGACAGTGCTTGAGATAGCTGATGCATAACAGActcctctctccttttctcttcttttcacCTTGTCTCCTTACAGGTGTCTTGTGAAGTGGCTGGAAATTCGCAGTGTCTGCCCCATGTGCAACAAGCCCATCTGCAGGCTCCAGCCAGACCCTCCACAGGGAGCCGAGGGGCCCCAAAACCCCCTGGAGGTGTGAGAAGAGGCCACATTGCTGGTCAGAGATAGGCAGGCTCTCCGTGTGCATCTCACacaccaaagaaaaaaaaaacaccacaccaCTGGAGAGGGAGGATTATTCCTGAAAAAAGGCCCCTCTTCACCAATCACCAGATTTCTCCTGCATAGATGGGGCGAGGGAGGGGGGTGGGGGTTTCCCAGTGGAACTGAGCTGATGTGCCATGTTCCTGGTCATAATGTAGCATGCAGTGGGATAAATTGTGCCTTGGACTCAACAAACAGGAGAAGAGATTTTGaatttgaaagatattcagaatATTCAGATTCAGTTGAGGCCCGGAGAGTTCCACAAAAAGGATGGCCTGAGTAGACACTGTTCAATATGTACGCATATAGCTTCCATTTAAGAATGACAGAGGTCACTATAACTTCAATATTAAAGAGACCTCATATGTGAAGTTTAGGAATGCCCATTTACAGAATTCAAAGCACTGGCCCAAGCCCTGAACTTTAGGATCTGGGATATCATATATTTTTACTCTTgccaacattttaacatttgatcttaaaaattcatttgttatGAGTTACCGGGAGCGTTCTGAGAGCTCATGTCCTTGTTGAGAACCCACGCTGCCATCCAGAACCATAGGACCATAAGATTTGTATGAAATGAGAATTTGGTTATTAAGTCAGTTATTTAAGGTAGTTGTTTTGTACTATATGTGGCtctcaataaaatgtaatgtttctgtgataaaatatttgtgtttttttgttcattttgatttgaaattatattacatttctttaaagaGACAATGCTTTATTTCTGAATGTCAAGAAACAATCTATTTATGCATGCTACCAATAAATTGCAAATGTTTCATCTGAAATTATAAGTAGATAACAATGACATCCGTTATACAGCTCAACAATAATTTTACAACAGAAACGTATAGCTGTACATTAGGTGGGCACAAGTGAACTTTTGTGAAGACTAAATCACAAATCTAAC
The genomic region above belongs to Myxocyprinus asiaticus isolate MX2 ecotype Aquarium Trade chromosome 23, UBuf_Myxa_2, whole genome shotgun sequence and contains:
- the LOC127414246 gene encoding RING finger protein 122-like, whose amino-acid sequence is MTTDISGRLPLNVYVIILGIGLFIFMLSMIFCCYLFRLRRQGTQEQYGYNEVVLKGPGKKLSLLGQTCAVCLEEFRSRDELGVCPCSHAFHKKCLVKWLEIRSVCPMCNKPICRLQPDPPQGAEGPQNPLEV